A window of the Gossypium hirsutum isolate 1008001.06 chromosome A05, Gossypium_hirsutum_v2.1, whole genome shotgun sequence genome harbors these coding sequences:
- the LOC107897025 gene encoding trihelix transcription factor ASIL1 codes for MEKETNQENPSLLSNNNISITKENSSPKKHPGNTAAAGGGDRLKRDEWSEGAVSSLLEAYENKWVLRNRAKLKGHDWEDVARYVSARANCTKSPKTQTQCKNKIESMKKRYRSESATADGSSWPLYPRLDLLLRGSTAPPPPPLLPPQLQPSAVPQAATPISTNPPLMTLPEPSMMVVLQQQQQHPPPPPPPHLAPQLPGTTQNSHGSNGIDRIPKEDGAGTKLSGHLSDKIAMETDSSTPALYSDKERPRSKKAKMKIETTATMMKKKKKRRKEECEVGESIQWLAQVVLKSEQARMETMKEIEKMRVEAEAKRGEMDLKRTEIIAKTQLEIARLFAGSNKGVDSSLRIGRN; via the exons ATGGAAAAAGAAACTAACCAAGAAAACCCATCTCTCCTCTCAAATAATAACATCTCCATCACTAAAGAAAACTCCTCCCCTAAAAAACACCCTGGAAACACCGCTGCGGCTGGTGGCGGAGATAGGCTGAAACGTGATGAATGGAGTGAAGGAGCTGTTTCAAGCTTGCTTGAGGCTTACGAAAACAAATGGGTGCTTAGAAATAGAGCCAAACTAAAGGGTCATGATTGGGAAGATGTGGCTCGCTATGTTTCAGCTCGAGCTAATTGTACCAAGTCGCCAAAGACTCAAACTCAGTGCAAGAACAAGATTGAGTCAATGAAGAAAAGGTATCGATCGGAGTCCGCCACGGCGGATGGATCTTCTTGGCCTTTGTATCCACGCCTTGACCTTTTACTTCGTGGCAGTACTGCCCCTCCTCCTCCTCCGTTACTGCCACCACAGCTGCAACCGTCAGCGGTTCCTCAAGCTGCTACTCCAATTTCCACTAACCCTCCTTTGATGACTTTACCAGAGCCCTCCATGATGGTTGTGCTACAACAGCAGCAACAGcatccaccaccaccaccaccaccacattTGGCTCCTCAGCTTCCTGGAACTACACAAAATTCACACGGTTCCAATGGTATTGATAGGATCCCCAAG GAGGATGGAGCCGGAACAAAATTATCGGGCCATTTATCGGACAAGATAGCTATGGAGACAGATAGTAGTACCCCTGCTCTTTATAGCGACAAAGAAAGACCGAGATCGAAGAAAGCAAAGATGAAAATAGAGACGACGGCAacgatgatgaagaagaagaagaagagaaggaaaGAAGAGTGTGAAGTTGGAGAGAGCATTCAATGGCTAGCACAAGTAGTTTTAAAATCAGAACAAGCAAGGATGGAAAcaatgaaagaaattgaaaaaatgagGGTTGAAGCTGAGGCTAAAAGAGGAGAAATGGACCTCAAAAGAACTGAGATCATTGCCAAGACTCAATTGGAAATTGCTAGGCTCTTTGCAGGATCAAATAAAGGAGTTGATTCTTCATTAAGGATTGGAAGAAATTGA